Proteins encoded by one window of Microplitis demolitor isolate Queensland-Clemson2020A chromosome 6, iyMicDemo2.1a, whole genome shotgun sequence:
- the LOC103569048 gene encoding zinc finger protein 415, whose protein sequence is METCVLIPKEFSLALATDHNTCPELFKNDSRSFTADVRISVWSNVFIPSGTLIYPFQGSIRFDKIDLYSLLDDNDIRREYGCYDEVSFSNYNLNKRQCNWIRFLRIVQSYNDQVNLIGTKVKGDPIFEVIKDVEPDSELIAWFLPASHEDLVFISRDFCSRSAIYRCTIDSILADSPLDLSKTLLSHQSSPITTSYYEPDEYESTSEESSSSTLSMTSDHLDCSILTTIKRGERVLLPCEVCGKSFDRPSLLKRHMRTHTGEKPHICMVCNKGFSTSSSLNTHKRIHSGEKPHQCLVCGKKFTASSNLYYHRMTHIKEKPHKCSQCSKSFPTPGDLKSHMYVHNGLWPFRCHICNRGFSKPTNLKNHMLLHLGRCSNKKFIKADL, encoded by the exons ATGGAAACTTGCGTGTTGATACCGAAGGAATTTTCGCTAGCATTAGCAACTGATCATAATACTTGTCCTGAACTCTTTAAAAATGATTCTAGATCATTTACAGCTGATGTCAGAATTTCAGTATGGTCTAATGTCTTTATACCATCCGGAACACTAATTTATCCTTTTCAAGGATCTATCAGATTCGACAAAATTGATCTCTACTCCCTTCTCGATGATAATGAt atcaGACGCGAATACGGTTGTTACGATGAAGTATCATTTTCAAACTATAATCTTAACAAACGTCAATGCAATTGGATCCGATTTTTACGTATTGTACAAAGTTATAATGATCAAGTTAATCTTATTGGTACTAAAGTTAAGG GTGATCCAATATTTGAAGTTATTAAAGACGTTGAACCGGATTCAGAGCTTATTGCATGGTTCTTACCAGCATCTCATGAAGACCTCGTCTTCATATCGCGTGACTTCTGCTCGCGTTCTGCAATCTACAGGTGCACTATCGACTCGATTCTTGCCG atTCACCTTTAGATCTTTCGAAAACATTACTGTCACATCAATCATCCCCAATCACAACTTCATACTATGAACCAGATGAATATGAGTCAACATCTGAAGAATCATCTTCATCTACTTTATCAATGACTAGTGATCATTTGGACTGCAGTAttttaacaacaataaaaaggGGAGAACGTGTCCTTCTTCCTTGTGAAGTCTGTGGCAAGTCATTTGATCGACCATCTTTACTGAAACGTCATATGAGAACTCATACTG gAGAGAAACCACACATTTGCATGGTTTGCAACAAAGGATTTTCGACTTCAAGTTCACTTAATACTCACAAACGAATTCATAGCGGCGAAAAACCCCATCAATGCCTTGTatgtggaaaaaaattcactgcCTCATCTAATCTGTACTACCATCGGATGACTCATATCAAG GAAAAACCGCACAAATGTTCCCAATGTTCCAAATCATTTCCAACACCAGGAGACTTAAAAAGCCATATGTATGTCCACAATGGGCTTTGGCCTTTTAGGTGTCATATTTGCAATCGTGGATTCAGTAAGCCAACGAATCTCAAAAATCACATGCTTCTGCACCTTGGAAGAtgctcaaataaaaaatttattaaggctGATTTATAA